A genomic region of Methanobacterium sp. SMA-27 contains the following coding sequences:
- a CDS encoding ribosome assembly factor SBDS encodes MVTLEDAVIARLEYFGEHFEILVDPDLASDFKRGQDINIEDILVVEEIFKDAKKGDKASEEAMMKAFDTIDHLEVAAAIIHKGQIQLTAQQRKEMQEEKRLKVISTITREAINPQTKLPHPARRIEIAMEEAKVRIDPFKSIDEQVNTTLKAIRTKIPIRFEKVKIAIRVPGDFTGKVYGAIPEFGKTTKEEWQQDGSWVAVVEIPGGMQENFYNKLNELTRGQVETKLL; translated from the coding sequence ATGGTAACCCTTGAAGATGCAGTTATTGCGCGTTTGGAATATTTTGGGGAACATTTCGAAATCCTTGTTGATCCAGATCTTGCTTCAGATTTTAAAAGGGGCCAGGACATCAACATTGAGGATATCCTTGTAGTCGAAGAAATATTCAAGGATGCAAAAAAAGGTGATAAAGCATCTGAAGAAGCCATGATGAAGGCCTTCGACACAATTGATCATCTTGAAGTTGCAGCTGCTATTATCCACAAAGGCCAAATACAGCTGACAGCCCAGCAGCGGAAAGAAATGCAGGAAGAGAAGCGATTGAAGGTAATCTCAACCATAACGAGAGAGGCCATAAATCCCCAAACTAAACTTCCACACCCTGCAAGAAGAATTGAAATAGCCATGGAAGAAGCAAAAGTCCGTATTGACCCATTTAAAAGTATTGATGAACAAGTTAACACTACTTTAAAGGCCATTAGAACCAAAATTCCAATAAGATTTGAAAAAGTCAAGATAGCAATAAGGGTTCCCGGAGATTTCACAGGAAAAGTCTATGGAGCAATACCTGAATTTGGAAAGACAACCAAGGAAGAATGGCAACAAGATGGATCATGGGTTGCAGTTGTTGAGATACCTGGTGGTATGCAGGAAAATTTTTATAATAAACTCAATGAACTTACAAGAGGTCAAGTAGAGACAAAATTACTCTAA
- a CDS encoding RNA-binding protein, translating to MIHNISYRAFVYGTENKEKVLESIITLFPNSSPQCEATEGYYKNPVLILSNKIDKKREIKDFVKKLSKMNDPTRKRILHQLENKMDDSGNLFLRFDKQRAYQGDLKVVEHGDSINLKIKIAAYPAKKKVALEIARKLFE from the coding sequence ATGATCCATAACATCTCATATAGAGCATTCGTTTATGGAACAGAAAATAAGGAAAAAGTGTTAGAATCTATTATAACACTTTTTCCAAATTCATCCCCTCAATGTGAAGCAACTGAGGGATATTACAAAAATCCTGTTTTAATTTTAAGCAACAAAATCGATAAAAAAAGGGAAATAAAAGATTTTGTTAAAAAACTGTCCAAAATGAATGATCCTACTCGTAAAAGGATTTTACACCAGTTGGAAAATAAAATGGACGATTCTGGAAATTTATTTCTCAGGTTTGACAAACAGAGAGCATATCAAGGTGATCTGAAGGTTGTTGAACACGGAGATTCTATTAATTTAAAAATTAAAATAGCAGCATATCCAGCGAAAAAAAAGGTGGCATTGGAAATTGCAAGAAAGTTATTCGAATAG
- the rrp41 gene encoding exosome complex exonuclease Rrp41, whose protein sequence is MTNTNLNTGTETSARANNRAFDELRNLKIEAGVLERADGSAYLEIGGNKVLAAVYGPRELFVRRLMQPNRAVLRCKYNMAPFSVDDRKRPGPDRRSVEISKITSEALTPAVFLEKFPRSTIDVYIEVLEAEGGTRCAGITAASVALADAGIPMRDMVVACAAGKSDGNVVLDLSEVEDKEGEADLPIALMPRTGEITLLQMDGHLTGDEFEKALDLAIGGCMKISEEQKKAIKNRYGD, encoded by the coding sequence ATAACCAATACTAATCTAAACACCGGTACAGAAACCAGTGCAAGAGCCAATAATAGGGCTTTTGATGAATTGAGAAACTTAAAAATAGAAGCAGGAGTACTTGAAAGGGCTGATGGATCAGCTTACCTTGAAATTGGGGGTAACAAAGTACTTGCTGCGGTTTATGGCCCAAGAGAACTTTTTGTAAGACGTTTAATGCAACCTAACCGGGCTGTTTTAAGATGTAAATACAATATGGCACCATTTTCAGTAGATGACAGAAAAAGGCCCGGACCCGACAGGAGATCGGTGGAGATATCTAAAATAACATCAGAAGCACTTACTCCAGCAGTTTTCCTTGAAAAATTCCCACGTTCAACAATAGATGTTTATATAGAAGTTCTTGAAGCTGAAGGCGGAACAAGATGTGCAGGCATAACAGCTGCTTCAGTTGCACTTGCAGATGCAGGCATTCCAATGAGGGATATGGTTGTTGCTTGTGCAGCAGGAAAATCAGATGGCAACGTTGTTCTCGACTTATCTGAAGTTGAAGATAAAGAGGGAGAAGCAGATCTTCCAATTGCATTGATGCCAAGAACAGGTGAAATTACACTTCTACAGATGGATGGACACCTCACAGGGGATGAATTTGAAAAGGCCCTTGACCTTGCAATAGGTGGCTGCATGAAGATAAGTGAAGAACAGAAAAAAGCCATAAAAAACAGGTATGGTGATTAA
- the rpl37A gene encoding 50S ribosomal protein L37Ae: protein MARTKKVGITGRFGARYGRKAKRTVKSIEENMKRDHVCPQCDRPAVRRVSAGIWKCRKCGNVFTGGAYLPTTPMGKTAARNIKRIVGGL from the coding sequence ATGGCAAGAACAAAGAAAGTGGGTATAACCGGAAGATTCGGTGCAAGGTACGGTAGAAAAGCCAAGAGGACAGTTAAATCAATAGAAGAAAACATGAAGAGGGATCATGTATGTCCTCAATGTGACAGGCCTGCAGTACGCAGAGTTTCAGCAGGAATATGGAAATGCAGGAAATGTGGAAATGTATTTACAGGCGGAGCATATCTTCCAACAACCCCTATGGGTAAAACAGCTGCAAGGAACATAAAGAGGATAGTTGGAGGTTTATAA
- a CDS encoding prefoldin subunit beta — MELPKNIQHQIQQFQQAQQQAQAITMQKQSVDMQIKETEKALEELKKVEGDTDVYKTAGNLLIKVNQEEVTVELEDKIETLKLREKSVKRQEERIMAKLQEMQTTIQEAMQGSGMSQGLGN, encoded by the coding sequence ATGGAACTTCCTAAAAACATCCAACATCAAATACAACAATTCCAACAGGCACAACAACAAGCTCAGGCAATTACAATGCAGAAACAGAGCGTTGACATGCAGATAAAAGAAACTGAAAAAGCTTTAGAAGAACTTAAAAAGGTAGAAGGAGACACAGACGTCTACAAAACTGCAGGAAATCTTCTTATTAAAGTAAATCAAGAAGAAGTAACCGTAGAACTTGAAGATAAAATTGAAACTCTCAAACTTCGAGAAAAATCAGTTAAACGTCAGGAAGAACGTATAATGGCCAAACTCCAGGAAATGCAGACAACTATACAAGAAGCAATGCAGGGATCAGGAATGTCCCAGGGGTTAGGTAATTGA
- a CDS encoding Rpp14/Pop5 family protein — MIQKLKILPPTLRDKKRYVAFEVTSHGSLGRDDLISMILDASLYLYGACGAGKFDLWVVKLWQCKTDINSPKGINEYRMKGILRCRREEIDSVMAIIPTITNFRGKPVVFHTLGISGTIKSAIKNFIKL, encoded by the coding sequence ATGATTCAAAAGCTAAAAATACTCCCTCCAACTCTACGGGATAAAAAAAGATATGTTGCATTTGAAGTTACATCTCATGGATCACTTGGAAGAGATGATTTAATATCCATGATTTTAGATGCTTCATTATATCTCTATGGTGCATGTGGGGCAGGAAAGTTTGACCTCTGGGTAGTAAAGTTATGGCAATGCAAAACAGATATAAATTCCCCTAAAGGTATCAATGAATACCGAATGAAAGGAATATTACGCTGTAGAAGGGAAGAAATTGATTCTGTAATGGCCATAATTCCCACCATAACAAACTTTAGAGGGAAGCCAGTAGTTTTCCATACACTGGGAATTTCAGGAACCATTAAATCTGCAATAAAAAACTTTATTAAACTATAA
- a CDS encoding 50S ribosomal protein L15e, translating into MYKYIRDAWKNPDKSYVKELMRTRTPIWRRQSVIVRVDRPTRIDRARSLGYKAKKGYIVVRTRVRRGGMRKSRFTAGRKPKRMGIKKITMKKSIQRIAEERVARKFPNLEVLNSYWLWEDGKFKFYEVILVDPNHPSIKNDSKINWICEKQHTNRVFRGLTSEGKKTRGLRSKGKGAEKVR; encoded by the coding sequence ATGTATAAATATATAAGAGATGCATGGAAGAATCCAGATAAGTCTTATGTTAAGGAACTCATGCGCACAAGAACTCCTATTTGGAGAAGACAAAGCGTTATAGTAAGAGTAGACAGGCCTACCAGGATTGATAGGGCTAGATCATTAGGTTATAAAGCCAAAAAAGGTTACATAGTTGTGAGAACTCGTGTCCGCCGAGGTGGAATGAGAAAATCAAGATTCACAGCAGGTAGAAAACCTAAAAGAATGGGTATTAAGAAAATAACCATGAAAAAATCCATTCAGAGAATCGCTGAAGAAAGAGTTGCCAGAAAATTCCCGAACCTCGAGGTATTAAACTCGTACTGGCTCTGGGAAGATGGAAAATTCAAATTCTATGAAGTAATTCTTGTTGATCCAAACCACCCTTCAATCAAGAACGACTCTAAAATCAACTGGATCTGTGAGAAACAGCACACCAATAGGGTGTTCAGAGGTCTCACAAGTGAAGGTAAAAAGACAAGAGGACTTCGCAGTAAAGGTAAAGGGGCCGAAAAGGTACGATAA
- a CDS encoding Brix domain-containing protein, with product MLITTSRKPSQRTRSFCKGLVRVLNSSYINRGKMSIRDVLIKSSELGNNTIAVVSEMKGNPSRIDFQNEEGEVIFSMDVTVGIPNSNASSKGKVQSEELKLRSEIPELNQLGNILDIPPFIEDSEIKNILFIRTGDEKKKAIIEFIGSNGMETGPKIFVKEWRT from the coding sequence ATGTTGATTACAACGTCTAGGAAGCCCTCTCAGCGAACAAGATCCTTCTGCAAAGGTCTTGTAAGGGTTCTAAACTCAAGTTACATAAACCGGGGAAAGATGAGCATCCGTGACGTTCTAATAAAATCTTCTGAACTAGGAAATAATACAATTGCAGTAGTATCAGAAATGAAGGGTAATCCCAGTAGGATAGATTTCCAGAATGAAGAAGGTGAAGTAATCTTTTCAATGGATGTTACAGTTGGAATTCCAAATTCCAATGCAAGCTCCAAGGGCAAGGTTCAATCTGAAGAATTGAAATTACGTTCTGAGATCCCTGAACTCAACCAACTTGGAAATATATTGGATATACCCCCATTCATAGAAGATTCAGAAATAAAAAATATCCTTTTTATAAGGACGGGTGACGAGAAAAAAAAGGCTATTATCGAATTTATTGGTAGTAACGGTATGGAAACAGGTCCAAAGATTTTTGTTAAGGAATGGAGGACATAA
- the rnp3 gene encoding ribonuclease P protein component 3, whose product MQESYSNRNLSKDMFFDLHVHGNENIIKEAERLGFTGIAVTRYFEDYTSKFLKEFEDLELNSNILLKKSVEIACKNPEDLKKKVKKSRKKADILIVKGGDLKVNRAACEDKRIDILSQPYRSRRDMGINHVLARKAAENSVAIEINLKTFLKTNLRYRYRVISQFRHIVDLQRKFKFPLIITSSASSKYDLKTPIDIFALAKCFGMTFEESFKAISITPRDIIETNNLRDYFIIEGVRTLE is encoded by the coding sequence TTGCAAGAAAGTTATTCGAATAGAAACCTTTCCAAGGATATGTTTTTTGATCTTCACGTTCATGGAAATGAGAACATAATAAAAGAAGCCGAGAGATTAGGGTTCACTGGAATTGCGGTAACACGTTATTTTGAAGATTATACTTCTAAATTTTTAAAGGAATTTGAAGATCTTGAGCTTAATTCAAACATATTGCTAAAAAAATCTGTTGAAATAGCTTGTAAAAATCCCGAAGACCTCAAAAAGAAAGTTAAAAAATCACGAAAAAAGGCTGATATTTTAATTGTAAAAGGCGGTGATCTTAAGGTCAACAGAGCTGCTTGCGAGGATAAACGTATAGATATACTTTCACAACCCTACAGATCAAGGAGAGACATGGGTATTAACCATGTTTTGGCAAGAAAGGCAGCAGAAAATTCTGTTGCAATAGAAATAAATCTTAAAACATTTCTTAAAACAAATTTAAGATATAGATACCGTGTAATAAGTCAGTTCAGACATATCGTAGATCTTCAAAGAAAATTCAAGTTTCCATTAATTATAACAAGTAGTGCAAGCTCAAAATATGATTTAAAAACTCCAATAGACATATTTGCACTTGCAAAGTGTTTCGGAATGACCTTTGAAGAATCATTTAAAGCCATTTCAATAACTCCTCGTGATATTATAGAAACCAATAATTTACGAGACTATTTCATAATAGAAGGCGTTAGAACATTAGAATAA
- the rrp4 gene encoding exosome complex RNA-binding protein Rrp4: MIFVEDKEIVIPGDILADEEYHSGRGTFKENDKVCSSLVGLVAIRDKKISVIPLQSKYIPKRGDVVIGEVTDIRFSMWNLDINSPYSGFLPASDVFGKEKRELNRTFDVGDVLFLRVVDVDEVKKVKLGLKGRGLGKFRGGILINITPTKVPRLIGKKGSMINMIKDETHCEVIVGQNGVVWVKGEPSMERVAEKVINMIEEQAHTSGLTDRVRDMLARLLGHEPEESETEESEELETEESEESEELETEESEESEELETEESEESEELETEELETEETEESEEDESKEFEPESVESEEPDEEEECKEE; this comes from the coding sequence GTGATATTTGTAGAGGATAAAGAAATAGTAATTCCCGGAGATATTCTTGCAGACGAGGAATATCACTCCGGAAGAGGAACTTTCAAGGAAAATGATAAGGTGTGTTCGTCTCTTGTAGGTCTTGTAGCCATAAGGGATAAAAAAATCAGTGTAATACCCTTACAAAGCAAGTATATCCCAAAAAGAGGAGATGTTGTAATAGGGGAAGTAACGGATATAAGATTCTCAATGTGGAACTTGGATATAAATTCCCCATACTCTGGATTTTTACCTGCTTCAGATGTCTTTGGAAAGGAAAAAAGGGAACTTAACAGAACATTCGATGTCGGTGATGTTTTATTTTTAAGAGTAGTCGATGTTGATGAAGTAAAAAAGGTTAAACTTGGACTCAAAGGAAGGGGACTCGGAAAGTTCAGGGGAGGAATTCTTATAAATATCACTCCAACGAAAGTGCCCAGATTGATAGGCAAAAAGGGATCAATGATCAATATGATCAAGGATGAAACCCATTGCGAAGTAATTGTGGGACAAAACGGAGTAGTATGGGTTAAAGGAGAACCTTCAATGGAAAGAGTGGCTGAAAAAGTCATTAACATGATAGAAGAACAAGCCCATACATCTGGATTAACTGATAGGGTAAGGGACATGCTTGCAAGACTTCTTGGCCATGAACCAGAAGAATCAGAAACTGAGGAATCAGAAGAATTAGAAACTGAGGAATCAGAAGAATCAGAAGAATTAGAAACTGAGGAATCAGAAGAATCAGAAGAATTAGAAACTGAGGAATCAGAAGAATCAGAAGAATTAGAAACTGAGGAATTAGAAACTGAAGAAACTGAGGAATCAGAGGAAGACGAATCAAAAGAATTTGAACCCGAATCCGTAGAATCTGAAGAACCGGATGAAGAAGAAGAATGTAAAGAGGAATAA
- a CDS encoding KEOPS complex subunit Pcc1, producing the protein MEYSNESDILTGIETELEIEFNTTKEAEIVLKSIKPEINGSPSDRTTVSIDIHENTLRITIDAQDSASFRASLNSYLRWIKLSYEVINLKNEYL; encoded by the coding sequence TTGGAATATTCCAATGAATCTGACATTCTTACAGGTATTGAAACAGAACTTGAAATCGAATTTAATACCACCAAAGAAGCAGAAATTGTCTTAAAATCAATCAAACCCGAAATAAATGGATCTCCATCTGACAGAACAACTGTTAGTATTGATATTCATGAAAATACATTAAGGATAACTATCGATGCTCAGGATTCAGCATCTTTTAGAGCATCATTGAATTCATATTTAAGATGGATAAAATTGTCATATGAAGTGATAAATCTTAAAAATGAGTATTTATGA
- a CDS encoding thymidylate synthase encodes MAIMIKVPTIKTGWESLVKRIMKNGVEIKDERGSVTKEILNTMVNVKNPLDPESPKGYFWTGEKLDKYSEQFLSSDKQGFIYTYGNRLREHFDGIDQIQEAIKRLNNFKESRRAISITWDPVVDTKNDEVPCMMLVDFKIRDGKLHTTGLWRSHDIYGAWFPNAVGLSNLAKYVAEKVGSEVGTLTIHSISAHIYEVNFKEAGEV; translated from the coding sequence ATGGCTATAATGATCAAGGTTCCAACCATTAAAACTGGATGGGAATCCCTTGTAAAAAGAATTATGAAAAATGGTGTGGAAATAAAAGATGAAAGGGGTTCTGTGACCAAGGAGATTCTTAATACAATGGTGAATGTGAAGAATCCACTTGACCCAGAATCTCCTAAGGGTTATTTCTGGACGGGTGAAAAACTGGATAAATACTCTGAACAGTTTTTAAGCAGTGATAAACAAGGATTCATATATACATATGGTAACAGACTCAGAGAACACTTTGACGGTATAGATCAGATACAAGAAGCAATAAAACGGCTTAATAATTTTAAGGAATCCAGAAGAGCAATTTCTATTACATGGGATCCTGTTGTAGACACAAAAAATGATGAAGTTCCATGCATGATGTTAGTAGACTTTAAAATAAGAGATGGAAAACTACATACAACCGGACTTTGGCGGTCACATGATATTTATGGGGCATGGTTCCCTAATGCAGTTGGACTCAGCAATTTAGCTAAGTATGTTGCAGAAAAAGTAGGATCAGAAGTAGGAACATTAACCATACACTCAATAAGTGCACATATCTATGAAGTAAACTTTAAAGAGGCAGGAGAAGTTTAA
- a CDS encoding DNA-directed RNA polymerase subunit P: MYKCGKCGTLVDIKGYTESKCPSCRYRILFKEIPPVRRSIKAK, from the coding sequence TTGTACAAATGTGGAAAATGCGGTACTTTAGTCGATATCAAGGGTTATACAGAATCTAAATGTCCAAGCTGTAGATACAGGATTCTTTTTAAGGAAATACCGCCTGTAAGGCGTAGCATCAAAGCTAAATAA
- the psmA gene encoding archaeal proteasome endopeptidase complex subunit alpha — protein sequence MQPFQGAGYDRAITVFSPDGRLFQVEYAREAVKRGTTSLGVKSVGGIVLVVDKRPTSKLVEPKSIEKIFQIDDHIGAATSGLVADARALVEKARMESQINKITYNEPIRVEGLAKKICDMKQMYTQHGGVRPFGSALIIGGVNESGCKLFETDPSGALIEYKATAIGAGRQIAMDEFEKKYSEDLKLDEAIELALDAVYEATEGKTTVASAEIAVIDGKDKKFRKLSDEEITEHVEELLIRKSKEEEEE from the coding sequence ATGCAACCGTTTCAAGGAGCAGGATACGACAGGGCTATAACAGTATTTAGCCCAGATGGAAGGTTATTTCAGGTTGAATATGCAAGAGAAGCTGTAAAAAGAGGTACAACTTCTTTAGGTGTTAAATCCGTTGGGGGCATCGTTCTTGTGGTTGATAAAAGACCAACAAGTAAACTTGTAGAACCAAAATCAATAGAAAAGATATTCCAGATAGATGACCATATAGGAGCAGCGACTTCTGGACTGGTGGCAGATGCAAGAGCGCTTGTTGAAAAAGCTAGAATGGAATCACAAATCAATAAAATAACCTATAATGAGCCAATACGTGTAGAAGGTTTGGCTAAAAAGATATGTGATATGAAGCAGATGTACACTCAACATGGTGGAGTAAGACCATTTGGATCTGCACTTATAATTGGTGGAGTAAACGAATCTGGATGCAAACTATTTGAAACAGATCCTAGTGGTGCTTTAATTGAATATAAGGCAACTGCTATAGGTGCCGGAAGACAGATTGCAATGGATGAATTCGAGAAAAAATACAGTGAAGACCTAAAACTGGATGAAGCAATAGAATTGGCTTTAGATGCAGTTTATGAGGCAACAGAAGGAAAAACCACCGTTGCAAGTGCCGAAATTGCAGTTATAGATGGAAAAGATAAAAAATTCAGAAAATTATCCGACGAAGAAATAACAGAACATGTGGAAGAACTCCTCATAAGGAAATCTAAGGAGGAGGAAGAGGAATAA
- a CDS encoding carboxymuconolactone decarboxylase family protein: MKEEVFFSKGMKHVKEDYPDLYEASINLNDVCYTGKVLDYKTQKLIAIGIAAAASDDRAVKKQIFSGMKELDITKDEVVDVLRVVLLLAGKPAFTKGMNALYNIKE, translated from the coding sequence ATGAAAGAAGAAGTATTTTTTAGTAAGGGAATGAAACACGTCAAGGAAGACTATCCAGATCTTTACGAAGCATCTATTAATTTGAATGATGTTTGTTATACTGGAAAGGTATTGGATTACAAGACACAAAAACTCATAGCAATTGGGATAGCTGCTGCGGCATCAGATGACAGGGCTGTTAAAAAACAGATATTTAGTGGTATGAAGGAACTTGATATAACCAAAGATGAAGTAGTAGACGTTTTAAGAGTGGTACTTCTATTAGCAGGTAAACCCGCTTTTACAAAGGGAATGAACGCTTTATACAATATAAAAGAATAA
- the rrp42 gene encoding exosome complex protein Rrp42 yields the protein MVRIVPEIIKESVTNLVKNGERTDGRAFDEYRDISVEPGIIEKAEGSARVKIGNTQIMIGAKPQLGSPFSDTPNVGVLMTNTELLPMAAPNFESGPPDENSVELSRVTDRCIREGKVLDLEKLCVVEGEKVWMIFLDLHVLDYDGNLMDAAVLGSVAALMNAKIPTAKLEGDEIVLDYDNMIPLPINEKALMCTFAKIGGELLIDPSLEEEEIMGARLSIGMTEDGSICAMQKGGAESLNKEEILKAVSIAKIKTAELRTHLP from the coding sequence ATGGTCCGTATAGTTCCAGAAATCATAAAAGAAAGCGTAACCAATCTCGTAAAGAACGGAGAGAGAACAGATGGAAGAGCCTTCGATGAATACAGGGATATATCGGTAGAACCTGGAATAATTGAGAAGGCAGAAGGATCTGCAAGGGTTAAAATTGGAAATACACAGATAATGATCGGTGCAAAACCACAGTTAGGATCACCTTTCAGTGACACACCCAATGTTGGAGTTCTAATGACCAACACTGAACTTTTACCAATGGCAGCACCTAACTTCGAATCAGGACCACCAGATGAAAATTCAGTAGAGCTTTCAAGGGTTACTGACAGATGCATAAGAGAAGGAAAGGTTCTTGATCTCGAAAAACTATGTGTAGTTGAAGGGGAAAAAGTTTGGATGATATTCCTGGATCTCCATGTACTGGACTACGATGGTAATCTAATGGATGCAGCAGTATTGGGAAGTGTTGCAGCACTTATGAACGCTAAAATCCCCACAGCCAAACTTGAGGGTGATGAAATTGTTCTTGACTACGATAACATGATACCATTACCAATCAATGAAAAAGCCTTAATGTGCACATTTGCCAAGATTGGTGGAGAACTTCTTATTGACCCTTCACTCGAGGAAGAGGAGATAATGGGCGCACGCTTATCAATAGGTATGACTGAAGATGGCAGTATATGTGCTATGCAGAAAGGTGGAGCTGAATCTTTGAACAAGGAAGAAATTTTAAAAGCAGTTTCCATTGCAAAGATTAAAACAGCAGAACTTAGAACACACCTTCCATAG
- the mch gene encoding methenyltetrahydromethanopterin cyclohydrolase — translation MVSVNLEAKKTVDQMIENAEELNIAVSKLENGSTVIDCGVNVSGSFKAGELYTKVCLGGLAEVGISIPGDLSENFAIPSVKIKTNFPSISTLGAQKAGWSVSVGDFFALGSGPARALALKPAETYKEIGYKDDANIAILTLEADKLPGADVADSIASDCNVSAENVFLLVAPTSSLVGSIQIAGRVVENGTYKMLEFLKFDVNKVKYAAGIAPIAPVDPDGLKAMGKTNDAVLFGGRTYYYIESEEGDDIKSLAEQLPSSSSEGYGKPFYDVFKEAEFDFYKIDKGMFAPAEVVINDLRTGEMFRGGAVNVELLMKSFGL, via the coding sequence ATGGTAAGTGTCAATCTCGAAGCAAAAAAAACAGTAGATCAGATGATTGAAAATGCAGAAGAACTCAATATAGCAGTTTCAAAACTTGAAAATGGTTCAACAGTTATTGACTGTGGTGTTAATGTTTCAGGAAGTTTTAAAGCTGGCGAACTCTACACAAAGGTATGTCTAGGAGGGCTTGCCGAGGTGGGAATATCCATACCAGGAGACCTGTCTGAAAATTTTGCGATACCTTCTGTTAAGATAAAAACAAATTTCCCTTCAATATCCACACTCGGAGCACAGAAGGCAGGATGGTCTGTAAGTGTAGGAGATTTCTTTGCACTGGGTTCTGGACCTGCAAGAGCATTGGCTTTAAAACCTGCTGAAACTTATAAAGAAATAGGATACAAGGATGATGCAAATATAGCTATATTAACATTAGAAGCTGATAAATTACCTGGAGCCGATGTTGCAGATTCAATTGCATCAGACTGTAATGTATCTGCAGAAAATGTATTTCTACTGGTAGCTCCAACATCATCACTGGTTGGTTCAATACAAATAGCTGGAAGAGTTGTTGAAAATGGAACCTATAAAATGTTGGAATTTTTAAAATTTGATGTAAATAAGGTCAAATATGCTGCAGGCATAGCACCAATTGCTCCTGTTGATCCCGATGGACTCAAAGCAATGGGTAAAACCAACGATGCAGTTTTGTTTGGTGGTAGAACATATTATTATATAGAATCTGAGGAAGGTGATGATATTAAATCCCTTGCAGAACAGTTACCGTCCTCATCATCCGAAGGTTATGGAAAACCATTTTATGATGTGTTTAAGGAAGCTGAATTTGACTTCTACAAAATAGATAAGGGAATGTTCGCACCTGCAGAAGTAGTCATCAATGATCTCCGAACTGGAGAAATGTTCCGTGGTGGAGCAGTAAATGTTGAACTTCTAATGAAATCATTCGGGTTATAA
- the ribC gene encoding riboflavin synthase → MKMGICDTTFARFDMAAAAVDQIKGQITNITFVRRTVPGVKDLPVASKKLIEEEGCELVMAFGMPGPEEMDKICAHEASTGIIQAQLMTNTHIIEVFVHEDEGENEKDLKVLAENRARQHADNVIKMVFKPEKFIREAGMGMREGRENKGPL, encoded by the coding sequence ATGAAAATGGGAATATGTGATACTACATTTGCAAGATTTGACATGGCTGCAGCTGCTGTAGATCAAATAAAAGGTCAGATTACCAACATCACCTTTGTAAGGCGCACTGTACCTGGTGTTAAGGATCTGCCTGTGGCTTCGAAGAAACTTATAGAAGAGGAAGGCTGTGAATTAGTAATGGCATTTGGAATGCCCGGTCCTGAAGAGATGGATAAAATATGTGCTCATGAAGCATCAACAGGTATAATACAAGCCCAATTAATGACCAATACCCATATAATAGAAGTTTTTGTTCATGAAGATGAAGGCGAGAATGAAAAAGACCTTAAAGTCCTGGCTGAAAACCGTGCTAGACAACACGCAGATAATGTTATTAAAATGGTCTTCAAACCCGAAAAATTCATAAGAGAAGCTGGAATGGGAATGAGGGAAGGAAGAGAAAATAAGGGGCCTTTATAA